From the genome of Fusarium fujikuroi IMI 58289 draft genome, chromosome FFUJ_chr06:
TGAAGCACTTGgtgacaagggcaaggacgTGAGCCTGGATCTTAGCAAGTGGGATGTTGTCACAGCACAAGAGTACCCAAACATCGGAGATGTGGATGGTTTCTTGTTAACAGGAAGTAGTAAGTTTCTTTATCAAATCACGTCTGCAAAGCTAACAGGATGCAGAACACACATCGTTTGCTGATGACCCTTGGATCTTGAAGCTCGTTGAGTTTGTCAAGAAGGTTTATACGACGACGGAGAAGCCCATCGTTGGCATCTGTTTTGGCCATCAGATCATCGGACGAGCACTTGGTGCAAAGGTTGCGGTGAGCCCCGGTGGTTGGGAGGTTTGTGTTGATAGAATCAACCTCAACGAGACTGGCCAGAAGCTATTGGGTGTTTCATCTCTCGTAAGTACCACTCATCCTTCCCGTAAGTCTTCACTGATAAAAGAACAGGGCCTTCATCAAATGCACCGAGATGCAGTCCTGGAAGTTCCCGAAGGCCTGGTCAGCCTCGGCAGCAGCTCAAGGTGCGAGGTTCAAGGACTCTACAAGCCTGGGCGTATCATCTCGTTCCAGGCTCATCCGGAGTTTGATGACTTTATCATGCAAGAAATCATGGAGGCCAGATATGCCCAGCAGATCTTCTCAAAGGAGATGTATGAGGAGGGTATAACGAGAGCGAGGGCGCATCATGATGGACTTCTAGTGGCTGCGAAGATTTGGGAGTTCCTTCTATAAACAATTAGACAATAGCAATCCGTTCATTTGACCGAGCACAACGCAGCTTTCTTCATAAGCGATAGCAATagcctgaagaagagctcggGGATGTGATCATTTCGACGGCCAGACAAGCTGCGCATAATGAGTTCAAAAGAATTGGTGGTGACCGCCATATATAGGGCATCTTAATTGCATGTGCCTCAAGGactctatttttatatatcgAGGCGGGTATCTAGGATTAATTGTGTCCTTTCAtgcaaaagatatccagaTCTGACGCTCACGCATCGCCCTACATAGCGTCCAAGGACTGACTTGGTCCGGCGGCTGCTCCCAAATATGCTCCAGTAGCACCAGTGTTTGTCTCATATTCCCCAGACCAATTGTGTCCAACATAGTCTGCAACCGCGTCCTCAAAACCTGCTGGACTGTAGGATCTGAAGTGCTACACCCGATGACAGCGAGTGGCCAGCAGAGACTCGTATTTATCCTGACCGAAGCGGGGAACTGATCAAGTAATGCCACTGCTTCAGCGACGGCCGATTCAACTAATGCTCGTTGGAAGCTACCTTCAGGTTGCTGATAAGGTTTTCCGAGGACTGTCCAGAGATAAAGGAGGGCAGCTTGTTTCCATACCAGCCCCGCAAGACGTGTATATGGTGTGACGGAAGGATCTGGGAAGAAGCCCATTACTTGAGATTGAAGGAAAGCGAAATTGACAATGTTGTCGGGGTTTGGAGAGATCTCTCCATCGGCAGTCGGTGAAGACATTACTTGTCCTAGGTGAAAGATCTGGGATATAAGAATGAGGATTTCGAGCCAGCAGCCACATAGTTGGCCGACGTACTTCCTTGCGACCAAGTTTCTGGCCCGGACTTCAATATCGGGGCTGAGCAATGACTGTGAGTTATACTGGGGATCAATCGAGATCATACTGGTGCCTGCGATATGCATGTAGTACTCGATTAGAAAGTCTGGTAAATCGTCGTATACCATGTTCTGTGTCCCTGTGAGTAATGTGCTCACTAATGACTTGGACGCTGTTAGATGGTCAAATATTGTGCCGTGAATGTCTCCCTTGGCAACCTGCAGTATGTTAGTCAACAGCCGTGTCGTGGAATCAATGGTACGGACCTCAGTCAAACACATAATAAGACTGCCGACTGTCAAGACAAGGGTGTTCTCTGCGTTTCCAGATACATACTCATCGACGACATTCCTAAACATCCGCAGTGAGTCGGTGTAATATCTCTGAGCAATCTCATCGCTTGGATGTCGCTCTGCTGATGCCTGGCGATGCGCAGCGCTCTGAGCGAGGATAAGTTGTAACACAAGAGGTTttgagaaggccaatggTATAAGCTTGGCGATGAAGGGATTCACGTCTGTGGAACCGTTGCCCATGCTATTGGCCGTTCGTGACAGGTAGTAACTGAGGAGCTCATATGACTGATGTCCCTGCTCAGGTAGCATCGACATTGGCATAGTAATAGCTCCGTTGAATGAGAGTCCTGTGTCTGGGGACGGCGGcagagtgagagtgagagcgTTGGCGGTATCTGCATCCCATGTTGTGATAACAGTCGGTGAGTCTGATGAGTTGGATGACTGTGAAGGAGATGGctgatcaacatcatcaacggaAGTGATGATATCCACATCAGCTTCAGCATCGACCATGTGGGTGTCCCCTTGCCCTTGCACTTGCCCATGCACCGGAGAACTGTCGCCATTCTGGGGTACATCGGGATTCTCAGCAGCTCGGTCCTCCTCCGGCACCGGGTCCGGTATGACCGGGTCATTCACCGAGTCCGCATCGTGGCCCTGTCTCAGCGAAGCAACGCTCTGCTGTGAGCTTGTAGATGCAGCACCAAATGAGGACCGCGATGGCTCCTTGGCAGGCTGTGGTTCAGGCCAGACACAGTCGAGCTTATTGCGCTTGCAACCGCTGCAGATTGGTTTACTGCATCATCACGTAAGTCAAGTCGAGTCAAGATGACTGTCTGGAGAGTGGTTGGCAGTACCTCTCGTCGCACTTCTTTTTGCGCTTCCTACAGGTAAAACAGCCCGTCCTACTGCGGATTATAGGCACGGGACGCATCGAGGAGGGGTTTGGGGTTGGGTTTGGTGGTGACGGTGACATATTGAGccctctttttttttgccACCGAAGAGACTCGGTGACAAAGCAAGCGGATTGCTTGGCTTTGAGTGAGTGGTACAGGTACAGGTACAGTACAGCGCGGTTAGAGGTGAACGCAGGCACAATCAGGTGCAATGCAAATCGGATGGAGGCTCCGGAATAAGCGAGACGAACCGTAAAGCAACGTCCGTGGCCTTGGGAGTGGATCGtgtttgtttttgttgtgggggagtcaagtcaagtcaagcctAAGGCCACTTCGCTCCAGCAACTTGACGTACGTGACGGGAATAATTGGCTACCCTGTACCAAGCCACTTCATCCCCGCTCACCGAGTCAGCTTCTAAAAGTGTTCTAGGCTCAGAGATAGCGCATGTACCCTCAGGTAACTCACTCCCGGccctccaagaccaagcctcCGAGGATCATGTGGGACTCGTCCACCCCCGGCTTTAGATCTCGACTCAGTGACGTTTGATAAGATTGACTCGGTGACATTGGCCATGAGGTACGTACCGGCATCTTGATCTCATGCTCCGGTCATGGAACTCATGAGCCGAAGGCGGCGGACAAGGACATTCTTATTAGATCTTGTTCTGCTCTAGCTTGGACTTGTTGCTTGAGACTGTATTGTAATTTCgtcttcttttttcctttctcttcagtTCATACAGAGATACCCCTCATCATACACATCATGATGAACCTGAGGCTCCTTCGGCAGCAATGCCTTCGCACAAAGCCATCTCTGGCCAGCCGTGTCACCACCAGGACATTTGCTTCTCAGTCAGATGTAGGTCTTGAATGAAGCCAAATCCAACAATATCTAACTCTCTACAGCTTCTCGGTGCCAACCTCGAGCAAGGCGACCCTGAGATCCACGCCATTCTCAAGCGTGTAAGTCACTCCCCATATCCCAAGTGACACAATCTCACACCATTATAGGAAGAGAAGCGCCAGAACcacttcatcaacctcattccCTCCGAAAACTTCACTTCGCGATCCGTTCTCGATGCTCTAGGCAGTGTTATGCAAAACAAGTACTCCGAGGGTTATCCTGGCGCACGATACTATGGCGGTAATGAACACATCGATGAGGCAGAGCGTCTATGCCAAAGACGTGCCCTTGAGACCTTCCGTCTTGACCCTGAGAAATGGGGTGTCAATGTTCAGCGTGAGTCTCGACTTGACGTTAAATTCTTTGTTCAGTGCTAACAGCCTCAGCCCTCTCTGGATCCCCCGCCAACCTCTACGCCTACTCTGCTATCCTCAACACTCACGACCGTATCATGGGTCTCGACCTTCCCCATGGAGGTCATCTTTCCCACGGCTACCAGATCCccaacaagaagatctcCATGGTCTCCAAGTACTACGAGACCTTCCCCTACCGATTGAACGAGGAGACTGGTCTGATTGACTACGACAAGCTTCGCGAGAACGCTCTTCTGTACCGTCCTAAGGTTATCGTCGCTGGTACATCCGCCTACTCCCGCCTGATCGATTACGAGCGCATGCGTGCTATCGCCGATGAGGCTGGTGCTTACCTTCTGTCTGATATGGCTCACGTTTCTGGTCTTGTCGCTGCTGGTGTTATTGGAACACCCTTTGAGGATTCCGATATCgttaccaccaccacccacAAGTCCCTTCGTGGACCTCGTGGTGCCATGATCTTCTACCGCAAGGGCGTTCGAAGCACagacaagaagggcaagcagATCATGTATGATCTTGAAGGCCCTATCAACGCCTCGGTTTTCCCCGGTCACCAGGGTGGTCCTCACAATCACACCATCACCGCCCTCGCTGTTGCCCTTCGCCAAGCTCAGACCCCCGAATTCAAGCAGTACCAAGAAAAGGTCCTCGAGAACTCGCAAGCTCTGGCCAAGCAACTCTCCGAGGGTCTGGGCTACAAGCTCGTCTCAGGCGGTACCGACAACcacctcgtcctcgttgACCTCAAGCCCAAGGGTGTCGACGGCGCGCGTGTCGAACGTGTTCTCGAGCTCGTCGGCGTTGCCAGCAACAAGAATACCGTTCCCGGTGACCGCTCCGCCCTCAAGCCCGGTGGTCTTCGGCTTGGAACACCCGCCATGACAACGCGGGGCTTCAACGGCGAGGACTTCAAGCGCGTGGCTGATATTGTGGAC
Proteins encoded in this window:
- a CDS encoding related to P.aeruginosa anthranilate synthase component II, whose protein sequence is MTRTYRIAVLECDTPFPSVNEKRGSYGDIFRDLLTKGLENEALGDKGKDVSLDLSKWDVVTAQEYPNIGDVDGFLLTGSKHTSFADDPWILKLVEFVKKVYTTTEKPIVGICFGHQIIGRALGAKVAVSPGGWEVCVDRINLNETGQKLLGVSSLGLHQMHRDAVLEVPEGLVSLGSSSRCEVQGLYKPGRIISFQAHPEFDDFIMQEIMEARYAQQIFSKEMYEEGITRARAHHDGLLVAAKIWEFLL
- a CDS encoding related to C6 transcription factor: MRPVPIIRSRTGCFTCRKRKKKCDESKPICSGCKRNKLDCVWPEPQPAKEPSRSSFGAASTSSQQSVASLRQGHDADSVNDPVIPDPVPEEDRAAENPDVPQNGDSSPVHGQVQGQGDTHMVDAEADVDIITSVDDVDQPSPSQSSNSSDSPTVITTWDADTANALTLTLPPSPDTGLSFNGAITMPMSMLPEQGHQSYELLSYYLSRTANSMGNGSTDVNPFIAKLIPLAFSKPLVLQLILAQSAAHRQASAERHPSDEIAQRYYTDSLRMFRNVVDEYVSGNAENTLVLTVGSLIMCLTEVAKGDIHGTIFDHLTASKSLVSTLLTGTQNMVYDDLPDFLIEYYMHIAGTSMISIDPQYNSQSLLSPDIEVRARNLVARKYVGQLCGCWLEILILISQIFHLGQVMSSPTADGEISPNPDNIVNFAFLQSQVMGFFPDPSVTPYTRLAGLVWKQAALLYLWTVLGKPYQQPEGSFQRALVESAVAEAVALLDQFPASVRINTSLCWPLAVIGCSTSDPTVQQVLRTRLQTMLDTIGLGNMRQTLVLLEHIWEQPPDQVSPWTLCRAMRERQIWISFA
- a CDS encoding probable glycine hydroxymethyltransferase translates to MMNLRLLRQQCLRTKPSLASRVTTRTFASQSDLLGANLEQGDPEIHAILKREEKRQNHFINLIPSENFTSRSVLDALGSVMQNKYSEGYPGARYYGGNEHIDEAERLCQRRALETFRLDPEKWGVNVQPLSGSPANLYAYSAILNTHDRIMGLDLPHGGHLSHGYQIPNKKISMVSKYYETFPYRLNEETGLIDYDKLRENALLYRPKVIVAGTSAYSRLIDYERMRAIADEAGAYLLSDMAHVSGLVAAGVIGTPFEDSDIVTTTTHKSLRGPRGAMIFYRKGVRSTDKKGKQIMYDLEGPINASVFPGHQGGPHNHTITALAVALRQAQTPEFKQYQEKVLENSQALAKQLSEGLGYKLVSGGTDNHLVLVDLKPKGVDGARVERVLELVGVASNKNTVPGDRSALKPGGLRLGTPAMTTRGFNGEDFKRVADIVDRGVQITLAVDKDARAAAEAKGAKNPGTVKNFLEFLGDGSNVKEIKALRDEVAEWVGGFPQPWLKS